The following proteins are encoded in a genomic region of Thermococcus pacificus:
- a CDS encoding TonB-dependent receptor gives MGHTVYYRTIIDRWNEFRDFLEAVCEGLGFRFVEGEDSVMILPECRGVEPLEIKKNGKGFVKTNLVEPCHSIYLLILHSVAFFGSVELWED, from the coding sequence TTGGGGCACACGGTCTATTACCGCACCATAATTGATAGGTGGAATGAGTTCAGGGATTTCCTGGAAGCTGTTTGTGAAGGGCTCGGCTTCCGTTTTGTTGAGGGAGAAGATTCCGTTATGATCCTACCAGAATGCCGTGGTGTCGAGCCCCTGGAGATAAAGAAGAACGGAAAAGGTTTCGTCAAAACGAACTTAGTCGAACCCTGCCATTCCATCTATCTGCTGATCCTTCACTCAGTCGCGTTCTTCGGCTC